From Quercus lobata isolate SW786 chromosome 11, ValleyOak3.0 Primary Assembly, whole genome shotgun sequence:
TATCCTCGAATTCAATTACCAGTATTGAACGATTAGATGTAGAAAGCAAAATTTTTCTCAACTGCAAATCAGACAACCTACCGGAAAGGTTCAAATCATAGATATTAAACTTGAGATAATTAGCCATGGCAGCAATCAAGCTTGATTTGCCGGTACCCGGAGGGCCATAAATCAAATACCCTCGCTTCCATGCCTTGCCAACTTTCTTATACAACTCCTTCCTTCTAACAAACCTGTCCAAATCATCCTTGACCATCTTCTTCAGCTCTGGTTCCATTGCCAGCTTCTCAAATGTAGCTGGATGTTCAAGATTAACAGACCTCCATGCACGACCATCAAGACAGCCAGATTCACGGCTATAAAGCTTTAccatctcttcttctttttttatagtcTCAGAACGTCTTATTATTTCAGGAAAATAAGACTCTCGCACaatctcttcaaattttttctcaaaGGAAAGCTCAAAAAATACCTGACGATTTTGCTTAGTGAGATCTCCTTTTTCCATAAGCTTCCATTTGAGCTCAATGTTTCCAAAGCGATCAAGAACCTCTTGACCCATTGCAATATCAAAGGTTGGTTTCTTTTGCCTAATGGTTTTGCTTGCTTCGAGACATTTTGTTGAATCACTAGTAACCTTGGAACGTAGGTAGGTTGTGGCAGCTTCAAAGATTTCATTTCTATCGAGATCACATTTCTCTTTAATAATGAAAGTGAATCGACGCCTAAAGATGGCGAAGAGATAATCGCGGATTACAGGAGGTATGAGTTCTTTTACTACGGAACTTACTAGCATCACAAAAGTAGCTGAGAGCAATGATGGAAGCAACTCTTTGAGAGAAAACATGATTTGAAGGTACAGTTATCTACCAATCACCTCTTCCAAATCCTGTAAAAATGAGAACAATGTGGCCAATGAATATGACACAATTTCTTTAAGGCTTGAGGGCCGCAATGTATGAGTTCGGACACCAAGTATTTCTTGGTtttgtaaatttgtttatgCAATATGgttaattatgaaaatttttagtCACTTCACAAAGAGGATATCTGTCATAAATTTGTTAGGATAAATCTCTATTTATGTGTgagtaaaatttaaacataacctgaagcaaaaaaaataaataaataatcacgGAAGCACCAAGCACCAA
This genomic window contains:
- the LOC115966489 gene encoding AAA-ATPase At2g18193-like — encoded protein: MFSLKELLPSLLSATFVMLVSSVVKELIPPVIRDYLFAIFRRRFTFIIKEKCDLDRNEIFEAATTYLRSKVTSDSTKCLEASKTIRQKKPTFDIAMGQEVLDRFGNIELKWKLMEKGDLTKQNRQVFFELSFEKKFEEIVRESYFPEIIRRSETIKKEEEMVKLYSRESGCLDGRAWRSVNLEHPATFEKLAMEPELKKMVKDDLDRFVRRKELYKKVGKAWKRGYLIYGPPGTGKSSLIAAMANYLKFNIYDLNLSGRLSDLQLRKILLSTSNRSILVIEFEDIDRAAELNDRERRDELFTLSGLLNIIDGLWSSCGDERIIVFTTYHKDRLDPALLCPGRKDLHVHMSYCTMDGFKLLTSNYLDINGDHQLYRQIEGLLANVEVTPAEIAEELLKSSGNSDDVVLAGLVKFFKQKKLEKAKAAKVKELLKSGDTDVDVEGFVKFLKQKKLENAKAAEAWQLFSDDIDVDVDVDEGFVKLLKRKYFDYSQLN